One genomic segment of Roseovarius carneus includes these proteins:
- the gluQRS gene encoding tRNA glutamyl-Q(34) synthetase GluQRS has protein sequence MTFTTRFAPSPTGPLHLGHAYSALLAHDMARAEGGRFLLRIDDLDQTRSRPDWEALILEDLRWLGIDWDGPIRRQSEHFDDYRRAIESLAEQGAVYPCRCTRADIAAAASAPQEGAPGFGPDGRIYPGTCRARPFASRTPTDALRLDLTKNTTGAMPAFTEMGPAHGGLHEVTAQHLATHVGDPVIARPGLAASYHFAVVLDDAATQVTHVIRGEDLFEATFLQCSLQQQLGLPPVTYHHHALIRDEAGKRLAKRDNARAISKYRADGATPEDVRRMAGLP, from the coding sequence GTGACATTCACCACTCGGTTTGCACCATCCCCCACAGGACCGCTGCATCTGGGCCATGCCTATTCAGCACTTCTGGCCCACGATATGGCCCGCGCTGAGGGGGGACGGTTTCTTCTGCGGATTGATGATCTCGATCAGACGCGCTCGCGCCCGGACTGGGAGGCGCTGATCCTAGAGGATCTACGCTGGCTCGGGATTGACTGGGACGGCCCCATCAGGCGCCAATCCGAGCATTTCGACGACTATCGCCGCGCCATTGAAAGCCTCGCAGAGCAAGGCGCGGTCTACCCATGCCGCTGCACCCGCGCCGATATTGCCGCCGCCGCAAGCGCCCCGCAGGAAGGCGCGCCGGGCTTTGGTCCCGATGGCCGCATCTATCCCGGCACCTGCCGCGCGCGCCCCTTTGCGTCCCGCACCCCGACCGATGCACTGCGCCTTGATCTCACGAAAAACACCACCGGCGCCATGCCCGCCTTCACCGAAATGGGCCCGGCCCATGGGGGGCTGCATGAGGTGACGGCGCAGCACCTGGCGACCCATGTCGGCGATCCGGTTATTGCGCGCCCCGGCCTCGCTGCCAGCTATCATTTCGCCGTTGTTCTCGATGATGCCGCGACCCAAGTCACCCATGTGATCCGTGGCGAAGACCTTTTTGAGGCCACTTTTCTGCAATGCTCTCTGCAACAGCAGCTCGGCCTGCCGCCTGTGACCTACCACCACCACGCGCTCATCCGCGACGAGGCCGGCAAACGCCTTGCCAAACGCGACAATGCCCGCGCCATCTCCAAATACCGCGCCGATGGAGCCACACCTGAGGATGTCCGCAGAATGGCCGGCCTGCCCTAA
- the hisI gene encoding phosphoribosyl-AMP cyclohydrolase codes for MAFDPAGLTYNADGLIPAIAQDVGTGEVLMMAWMNSEAVQRTLDTGRVTYWSRSRQSFWIKGETSGHVQHLREFRVDCDRDCLLLQIDQTGPACHTNRRSCFYTVVEDGVERIVIEPEAG; via the coding sequence GTGGCATTTGATCCGGCGGGTTTGACGTATAATGCGGACGGGCTGATCCCGGCCATTGCGCAGGATGTAGGCACTGGTGAGGTGCTTATGATGGCGTGGATGAACTCTGAGGCTGTGCAACGCACGCTGGACACGGGGCGGGTAACCTATTGGTCGCGCTCGCGGCAGAGTTTCTGGATCAAGGGTGAGACGAGCGGGCATGTTCAGCACTTGCGCGAGTTTCGCGTGGATTGTGACCGTGATTGCCTGCTTTTGCAGATCGACCAGACGGGACCAGCCTGCCACACGAACCGGCGGAGCTGCTTCTACACAGTTGTCGAGGACGGTGTGGAACGGATTGTGATCGAGCCTGAAGCGGGCTGA